GACTTTCTCCCACATGATTTTACCGAGGGCGCGGGCAAAGGAGCTGACGGAACGCTTACCGTTGATGCTCATCAGTTTATCGATACGCGCCTGAACTTCGTCACGGGACTGGGCAAATGCCGCATGGTCAGTGGTGACTTCGCCCGGCTTAACCGTGGCCAGGTAGTTGCCGATGGTGTAAGGGATGACGAAGTAGCCGTCAGCCAGACCCTGCATCAGTGCCGAAGCACCGAGACGGTTGGCACCGTGGACGGAGAAGTTGGCTTCACCGAGAACGAACAGACCGGGAACGTTGCTCATGCAGTTGTAGTCAACCCACAGACCGCCCATGGAATAGTGCGGTGCCGGGTAGATACGCATCGGCTGCTTGTAGGCGTTCTCGTCAGTGATCTTCTCGTACATGTCGAACAGGTTGCCGTAACGCTCGCGGATGGTGTCTTCACCAACGCGATCGATGGCGCTCTGGTAATCGAGGTAAACACCACGCTTACCGGGTCCAACACCACGCTCGTCATCACACTGCTCTTTTGCAGCACGTGATGCGATATCACGAGGAGCCAGGTTACCGAAGGAGGGGTACTTACGCTCGAGGTAGTAGTCACGATCCTCTTCAGCGATCTCGCCTGCAGGCTTCTCACAATCCTCTTTACGCTTGGGAACCCAGCAACGACCATCGTTACGCAGTGATTCGGACATCAGAGTCAGTTTGGACTGATGGTCACCACTTTGCGGGATACAGGTCGGGTGAATCTGAGTGTAGCAAGGGTTGGCCATGAAAGCGCCTTTTTTGGTCGCTTTCCAGGCAGCGGTAACGCTGCAACCCATGGCGTTCGTGGACAGGTAGAAGACGTTGACATAACCACCGGTGGCCAGAACAACGGCATCGCCCCAGTAGGACTCAAGCTCGCCGGTCACCAGGTTACGAACGGTGATACCTCTTGCCACGCCGTCAACAACAACGAGGTCGAGCATTTCCGTACGGGGGTGCAGCTTAACAGTACCAGCCTTCACCTGACGGGACAGGGCTTGGTAGGCACCGAGCAGCAGCTGCTGTCCGGTTTGACCGCGAGCGTAGAAGGTACGGGAAACCTGAGCACCACCGAAAGAACGGTTAGCCAGCAGACCACTGTACTCACGGGCAAAAGGAACGCCTTGAGCCACACACTGGTCAATGATGTTGTTGGAGACCTGAGCCAGACGCCAGACGTCGGCTTCACGGGCACGGAAGTCACCACCTTTGATGGTGTCATAAAACAGGCGGAAAACACTGTCACCATCATTGTGGTAGTTTTTGGCGGCATTGATACCACCTTGCGCCGCGATACTGTGAGCGCGACGGGCACTATCCTGGTAGCAGAAGGCTTCGACGTTGTAGCCCAGCTCACCCATGGTGGCTGCAGCAGCACCACCGGCCAGACCGGTACCGACAACGAGGACTTTATACTTCCGCTTGTTCGCCGGGTTAACCAGCTTCATTTCAAAGCGATGCTTATCCCAAGATTTTTCAATAGGTCCAGTAGGACATTTTCCATCAAGAATCACGATGTACCCTCCTAAACTTTAATCAGGCCCAGAAGTATGGACACCGGAATAGAGATAAAACCAACAAACACAACGATAGCCGCGGCACGACCGATTTTTTCCATGGTCGGCAGAGAGTTGCTACCAAGCAGGCCCAGAGTCTGGAACAGGCTTTGGACACCGTGGCTCAGGTGAAGCAACAGAGTCACCATGGCGGCAATGTAGATCAGGCTGATGAAGAACTTCTGGAAGCTCAGAACCATCATGGTGAAGACATCGTTACGACCCAGTGCATCCAGAGGCAGGACACCAACGGAAATCTCGGGGTTGGTCAGATGCATGGTGAAGTGGAACAAATGGTAGACGGCAAAAGCCAAGATGGCCAGACCGGTGTAGATCATGGTCTCGGCACCAAACGACGTGCGGATGTTTTTCTTCTGGTTGTAATCGATGGGACGTGCCGCACGATTTTCCAGAGTCAGCTGAATACCAAAAAAGATATGCAGCCCGAAAAGGCCAAGCAGAACCAGGCGGAAGATCCAAACCAGGGGACCCAACGCATGTAAGTGCTCAGCGTACGCATTGATACCGTCAGCACCAACAAAGATGGACGAGTTACCAAGCAGGTGGACAATGATGAACCCGACCAGACACAGTCCGGTCACAGCCATCACGAGCTTTCTTCCGATAGAGCTTTGAAGCATTTGCATAACGAAATACCTATCCTTAATAGTTTGTTCTGAACCGGGAATCATTCCGGACTCTTTCCGCAAAGATCCTCTGTCCTGTCGAAACGCCACTTTAGAAGCAGTGTTCAGGATGGCGGCGGCCTCCAACTTACAAATTTCATCAACATTCTTACCCCCTTAACAAAGTTAAAAAATTAAATAAGCCCCCGGTCGCAATTCCACCTGACGGGGATCACATATTAGCGCCCATCTTAAACATCGTTTTAAAAAATTGCAAAAAGAAATTGTATACAGTGTGCATTTTCTTAACTGTATACAGGTTGCCTGAGAAGGGTCTTATGTCAGGAAAAGTCGCACGGCACACAGCAGTACAACAACGGTCACAACTTTGCGCAGCCAGTGGTGTCCCTTGAGGACGGCCAGCCGTGCCGCCATGGCGCCGCCACAGGCATTTCCCACAGCCAGCACACCACCGAGCAACCAATCCACCTGACCGTTCCAGGCAAAGATCGCCAGCGCCGGGATATTCAGGATCAACACGACAACCACTTTAAGTACATTGCCCTGAACCAGATCCAATCCAACCATCAACACGACACTGAGGATCAGAAAACCAACACCCGCCTGAACAAACCCGCCATAAAGGCCGACGATAAAAAAGCCGACCAGCAGCAGGGCGGAGCGCAATCGCGAATGGTCGGAAAAACAGCCCTGGAAGCGTCGCGCGGGATCAAAGGTGGTCAGCAGCAGTACGAGCACCATGACGCCGGCCAGCACTTGCTTGAACAGGCTTTCATCCATGGTCACAGCCAGTTGGGCTCCGACCACCGCACCGACAATCGCCGGCAAAGAGCACATCAGAGCCAGACGCCAGGATAACACACCGCTGTGATGGAAACTCTTCAAGGCAAAAATATTCTGCACGACAATGGCGACCCGGTTGGTGCCATTGGCAACCGTTGGCGGCAGGCCGAGAAAAATCAGCAGAGGCAAGGTCAACAAAGAGCCCCCGCCGGCGAGGATATTGAGGAAGCCACTGACGAGACCGACAACGGCAAGCGCCACAAGCTGCCACCAGACCAAATCACTCATGGGTGCCTCCTGCGATGCGGTTGATGACGTAACCCGCCATCATCAATCCGAACAGGGGAGGAACCGTCGAGATTGACCCCATGGCAGGGCGCTCCACCACGATCCCTTTTTGCCGGGGAACCGATGGCTGATTCGTATCCGGAAGATATTCTTCGGTCGAATAAACCACGGGAACATCGCCGGCTATGCCGCGCTTGCGCAACTCTTTGCGCATGATGCGGGCCAGCCGACAATGGCGCGTCTCAAACAGGTCCGCCTGAAGAATTTTGCCGGTATCTGTTTTATTGGCCGCGCCCATGGAGGAGATCACCGGCAGATGACGCTCTTTACATTGGCTGATCAGATCAAGTTTGGCCGTGATGGTGTCGATGCAGTCGAGAACAAAATCGTAGGGTTCAGCCAGCAGGACCGCACTGGAT
This region of uncultured Desulfuromonas sp. genomic DNA includes:
- a CDS encoding fumarate reductase/succinate dehydrogenase flavoprotein subunit; amino-acid sequence: MILDGKCPTGPIEKSWDKHRFEMKLVNPANKRKYKVLVVGTGLAGGAAAATMGELGYNVEAFCYQDSARRAHSIAAQGGINAAKNYHNDGDSVFRLFYDTIKGGDFRAREADVWRLAQVSNNIIDQCVAQGVPFAREYSGLLANRSFGGAQVSRTFYARGQTGQQLLLGAYQALSRQVKAGTVKLHPRTEMLDLVVVDGVARGITVRNLVTGELESYWGDAVVLATGGYVNVFYLSTNAMGCSVTAAWKATKKGAFMANPCYTQIHPTCIPQSGDHQSKLTLMSESLRNDGRCWVPKRKEDCEKPAGEIAEEDRDYYLERKYPSFGNLAPRDIASRAAKEQCDDERGVGPGKRGVYLDYQSAIDRVGEDTIRERYGNLFDMYEKITDENAYKQPMRIYPAPHYSMGGLWVDYNCMSNVPGLFVLGEANFSVHGANRLGASALMQGLADGYFVIPYTIGNYLATVKPGEVTTDHAAFAQSRDEVQARIDKLMSINGKRSVSSFARALGKIMWEKVGMARSEQSLKEALEEIPKLREEFWKNVKVTGEKGTRNSQLEDAGRVADFLEFAEVMATDALHRNESCGGHFRTEYQTDDGEAMRDDENFCYVAAWEYKGEGKAPELHKEPLKFENVKLAIRSYK
- a CDS encoding succinate dehydrogenase cytochrome b subunit, with the translated sequence MIPGSEQTIKDRYFVMQMLQSSIGRKLVMAVTGLCLVGFIIVHLLGNSSIFVGADGINAYAEHLHALGPLVWIFRLVLLGLFGLHIFFGIQLTLENRAARPIDYNQKKNIRTSFGAETMIYTGLAILAFAVYHLFHFTMHLTNPEISVGVLPLDALGRNDVFTMMVLSFQKFFISLIYIAAMVTLLLHLSHGVQSLFQTLGLLGSNSLPTMEKIGRAAAIVVFVGFISIPVSILLGLIKV
- a CDS encoding sulfite exporter TauE/SafE family protein, translated to MSDLVWWQLVALAVVGLVSGFLNILAGGGSLLTLPLLIFLGLPPTVANGTNRVAIVVQNIFALKSFHHSGVLSWRLALMCSLPAIVGAVVGAQLAVTMDESLFKQVLAGVMVLVLLLTTFDPARRFQGCFSDHSRLRSALLLVGFFIVGLYGGFVQAGVGFLILSVVLMVGLDLVQGNVLKVVVVLILNIPALAIFAWNGQVDWLLGGVLAVGNACGGAMAARLAVLKGHHWLRKVVTVVVLLCAVRLFLT
- a CDS encoding tRNA threonylcarbamoyladenosine dehydratase produces the protein MTTETNPQRFSRSELLLGHQGLARLAQSHVVVFGLGGVGSYAVEALARAGVGALTLVDYDQVCVTNINRQLFALDSTVGRIKVEVAAERCRMINPALRITALCERYTPQSSAVLLAEPYDFVLDCIDTITAKLDLISQCKERHLPVISSMGAANKTDTGKILQADLFETRHCRLARIMRKELRKRGIAGDVPVVYSTEEYLPDTNQPSVPRQKGIVVERPAMGSISTVPPLFGLMMAGYVINRIAGGTHE